The following are encoded in a window of Candidatus Fluviicola riflensis genomic DNA:
- a CDS encoding DEAD/DEAH box helicase codes for MLFKDLNLSQSLLDALEAVGYTTPTPIQEQSIPHILAGRDIFGCAQTGTGKTASFALPLLQLLEPTEVKGKRNVKALILAPTRELAIQIGESFRDYGKNSKLRSAVIFGGVSQHKQVNQLSAGIDILIATPGRLLDLMQQGFITLQHITHFVLDEADRMLDMGFIHDIKKVLAKLPKNKQTIFFSATVSPEIKQLAGTLLFDPANVQVDPISSTAELVTQTLYYVEKEEKRSMLKRVIEKENIEHALVFTRTKHGADRVAKELNKFGIRSEAIHGNKSQNARERALKGFKNREIRILVATDIASRGIDVDQLSHVINFELPEVAETYVHRIGRTGRAGSTGKAISFCSSDEKQYLKGITKLINQAIPEGTVSL; via the coding sequence ATGTTATTTAAAGATTTAAATTTGAGTCAATCCTTATTGGATGCGCTCGAAGCCGTGGGTTACACCACACCAACCCCTATCCAGGAACAATCTATTCCACACATTTTAGCAGGACGCGACATTTTCGGATGTGCACAAACAGGAACCGGTAAAACGGCTTCATTTGCCTTGCCACTTCTTCAATTATTAGAACCGACAGAAGTAAAAGGAAAACGCAACGTAAAAGCCCTGATTTTGGCACCTACACGTGAGTTAGCCATTCAAATTGGTGAAAGTTTCCGTGATTACGGTAAAAACTCCAAATTGCGTTCGGCCGTTATTTTCGGTGGTGTTTCGCAGCACAAACAAGTCAATCAATTAAGCGCGGGAATTGATATCCTGATCGCTACACCTGGCCGTTTGCTCGATTTAATGCAACAAGGTTTCATTACCTTGCAGCACATCACGCATTTTGTGTTGGACGAAGCCGACCGCATGCTCGACATGGGTTTCATCCACGATATCAAGAAAGTGTTGGCCAAATTGCCGAAAAACAAACAAACGATTTTCTTCTCTGCAACCGTTTCTCCGGAAATCAAGCAATTGGCGGGAACCTTGTTGTTTGATCCGGCAAATGTACAGGTCGATCCGATTTCTTCTACTGCCGAATTGGTTACACAAACGTTGTACTACGTAGAAAAAGAAGAAAAACGTTCGATGCTGAAACGTGTGATCGAAAAAGAAAACATCGAACACGCATTGGTATTTACCCGCACCAAGCATGGTGCTGACCGCGTTGCTAAAGAATTGAACAAATTCGGAATTCGTTCGGAAGCCATTCACGGAAACAAATCGCAGAATGCGCGCGAGCGTGCGTTGAAAGGATTCAAAAACCGCGAAATCAGAATTCTCGTTGCAACCGATATCGCTTCACGCGGAATTGATGTAGATCAACTGAGTCACGTGATCAATTTCGAATTGCCAGAAGTGGCTGAAACTTATGTACACCGTATTGGCCGTACAGGCCGCGCAGGTTCTACCGGTAAAGCGATCTCGTTTTGTTCTTCTGACGAAAAACAATATTTGAAAGGAATTACGAAACTCATCAATCAGGCGATTCCGGAAGGAACCGTTAGTTTGTAA
- a CDS encoding aspartate-semialdehyde dehydrogenase, with protein MNVAVVGATGMVGQVMLEVLKERNFPITQLIPVASEKSVGKMIEFGSLQFPVVDLATAVSMKPDVAIFSAGGETSLEWAPKFAEVGTTVIDNSSAWRMDPDKKLIIPEINGDELTATDKIIANPNCSTIQLLLALAPLHKAYTVERVVVSTYQSITGTGVKAMQQLENERAGITGEMAYPYPIDKNCLPHCDSFLDNGYTKEEMKLTKETKKILDPSIRVTATAVRVPVVGGHSEAVNVEFKNDFDLANVRKLLHESDGITLKDDPTSNSYPMPRYAQGKDDVFVGRIRRDESQENTLNMWVVADNLRKGAATNAVQIAELLVKKGFLTV; from the coding sequence ATGAATGTAGCTGTTGTAGGCGCTACCGGAATGGTGGGCCAGGTGATGTTGGAAGTGTTGAAAGAACGCAACTTCCCGATTACACAATTGATTCCCGTAGCTTCTGAAAAGTCGGTCGGTAAAATGATCGAATTCGGAAGTTTGCAATTTCCGGTGGTCGATTTGGCTACGGCGGTTTCCATGAAACCCGATGTGGCGATCTTTTCTGCCGGTGGTGAAACATCGCTTGAATGGGCACCGAAATTTGCTGAAGTTGGAACGACTGTCATCGACAACAGTTCTGCATGGCGCATGGATCCGGATAAAAAACTGATCATTCCAGAAATAAACGGTGACGAACTCACTGCCACAGATAAAATCATTGCGAATCCGAATTGCAGCACGATTCAACTTTTGCTCGCGTTGGCCCCGCTGCACAAAGCGTATACGGTAGAACGCGTGGTGGTTTCGACGTACCAATCCATTACAGGAACAGGCGTAAAAGCCATGCAGCAATTGGAAAATGAGCGTGCTGGCATTACCGGCGAAATGGCGTATCCGTACCCGATCGATAAAAACTGTTTGCCGCATTGCGATTCGTTTTTGGATAACGGTTACACCAAAGAGGAAATGAAACTGACGAAGGAAACCAAGAAAATCCTTGATCCTTCGATTCGGGTTACGGCAACTGCTGTGCGTGTTCCTGTTGTTGGTGGCCATTCCGAAGCGGTGAACGTGGAGTTTAAAAACGATTTCGATCTGGCAAACGTGCGCAAGTTGTTGCATGAATCGGATGGAATCACATTGAAAGACGATCCGACATCCAATTCCTATCCGATGCCGCGCTATGCGCAAGGTAAGGACGATGTGTTTGTGGGAAGAATTCGCCGCGACGAGTCACAGGAAAATACCCTGAACATGTGGGTGGTTGCTGACAACCTGCGAAAAGGAGCAGCGACCAATGCCGTGCAAATTGCGGAGTTGCTGGTAAAAAAAGGTTTTTTGACGGTATAA